One genomic window of Neisseria sp. oral taxon 014 str. F0314 includes the following:
- a CDS encoding c-type cytochrome, protein MNKLLITLMMAASLAACSQETKQEAQEPAQTVASEAQNEAASTASSAASAAPETAAPAAEPASAEAKPEEKAEASAAEAKPEEKADASSAKADGKAVFEANCKMCHGGTIPGAPVVGKNDDWAPRIKQGKETLHKHALEGFKAMPAKGGNASLSDDEVKAAVDYMANQSGAKF, encoded by the coding sequence ATGAACAAATTACTGATTACTTTGATGATGGCGGCCAGTCTGGCGGCCTGTTCCCAAGAGACCAAGCAGGAGGCTCAAGAGCCGGCTCAGACCGTTGCTTCTGAAGCTCAAAACGAAGCGGCTTCAACCGCCAGTTCCGCTGCTTCGGCCGCTCCAGAAACGGCAGCTCCGGCAGCAGAACCGGCCTCTGCCGAAGCCAAACCTGAAGAGAAGGCTGAAGCGTCTGCTGCCGAAGCCAAACCGGAAGAGAAAGCGGATGCTTCTTCTGCCAAAGCAGACGGTAAAGCTGTTTTCGAAGCCAACTGTAAGATGTGTCACGGCGGTACCATTCCCGGCGCTCCGGTCGTAGGCAAAAATGACGATTGGGCGCCGCGTATCAAACAAGGTAAAGAAACCCTGCACAAACATGCGCTCGAAGGCTTCAAGGCCATGCCGGCAAAAGGCGGTAACGCAAGCCTGAGCGACGACGAAGTGAAAGCTGCGGTTGACTACATGGCTAACCAATCCGGCGCTAAATTCTAA
- a CDS encoding NAD(P)H-binding protein produces the protein MKIAVIGATGYVGNAVVRELAGRGHEVTAFARNTDKVFQAQNVAAVSADVNAADFADKLAGFDAVVSAFNPGWNNPNIGADFTRGANSIVEAAKAAQVPYLLIVGGAGSLYAAPDLQVVDTPDFPKAIYDGANAARHLLTALLPRRDVNWSFVSPPARLGADGGFSEGKTGKYRLGKDDLLMDGEIPAGISVADLAVAIANDAEHKAHLFERFTVAAA, from the coding sequence ATGAAAATCGCAGTCATCGGCGCAACAGGTTATGTCGGCAACGCAGTCGTTCGAGAATTGGCAGGCCGCGGTCATGAAGTGACCGCTTTTGCGCGCAACACGGACAAAGTGTTCCAAGCGCAAAATGTTGCCGCCGTCTCCGCAGATGTGAACGCGGCGGACTTCGCCGACAAGCTGGCAGGCTTTGACGCCGTGGTCAGCGCGTTCAATCCCGGCTGGAACAATCCCAATATCGGCGCGGATTTCACACGCGGCGCAAACAGCATCGTCGAAGCGGCAAAAGCGGCGCAAGTGCCGTATCTCTTAATCGTCGGCGGCGCGGGCAGCCTGTATGCCGCACCTGATTTGCAAGTTGTCGATACGCCCGACTTCCCCAAAGCCATTTACGACGGCGCCAATGCCGCACGCCACCTCTTGACGGCACTCCTGCCGCGCCGCGATGTGAACTGGTCTTTCGTTTCCCCTCCGGCCCGACTGGGCGCGGACGGCGGTTTCAGCGAAGGTAAAACCGGCAAATACCGCTTGGGCAAAGACGATTTGCTGATGGACGGTGAAATTCCGGCAGGCATCAGCGTGGCGGATTTGGCGGTCGCCATCGCCAACGATGCGGAACACAAAGCGCATTTGTTTGAACGCTTTACCGTTGCCGCCGCTTAA
- a CDS encoding GIY-YIG nuclease family protein translates to MNVENWRVYLILCENGALYCDISNRPQERFAAHLAGKGAKYTRLNKPAAMRIVSDGLSKSEALKREIAIKKLTAGKKRVLWAEAEHANPHKQSQ, encoded by the coding sequence ATGAACGTAGAGAATTGGCGCGTTTACCTGATTTTGTGTGAAAACGGCGCACTCTACTGCGACATCAGCAACCGCCCGCAAGAGCGGTTTGCCGCCCACCTTGCAGGCAAAGGTGCGAAATACACGCGGCTGAACAAACCCGCGGCGATGCGTATCGTTTCAGACGGCCTCTCCAAAAGCGAGGCGCTGAAACGGGAAATCGCCATTAAAAAACTGACGGCAGGAAAGAAACGGGTATTGTGGGCGGAAGCCGAACATGCCAATCCGCACAAACAGTCGCAGTAG
- a CDS encoding LysR family transcriptional regulator has protein sequence MQDIKPLLVFAAVLKHGSMNAAAAALGMTPSAVSQHINRLETLHGIKLLNRSTRSLSPTDAGRALGEYCRRLAATLTDTRTVIDNLKTEPVGELRISLTSSVIGSRAFQTVFARLQTEFPKIRPVLNFSDTLDDLQHNQTDIAIRGGDRALDDPNLVARHLVTWPYSICAAPDYLDRHPPITHPSQLHAHRWLHFLPVRTTLQHGGESYFLDVADSIACTHLAAVCSLTESGFGLSLQVGGEVREKIAQGRLKTVLPEWTLPPVSLYLVTPYRVQSAKTEAAVRIFTESFAKEAEV, from the coding sequence ATGCAAGACATCAAACCCCTGCTCGTTTTCGCCGCCGTCCTCAAACACGGCAGCATGAACGCCGCCGCTGCCGCGCTGGGTATGACCCCGTCTGCCGTCAGCCAGCACATCAACCGCCTCGAAACCCTGCACGGCATCAAGCTGTTAAACCGCAGCACGCGCAGCCTTTCGCCCACCGATGCCGGCCGCGCCTTGGGCGAATACTGCCGCCGCCTCGCCGCCACCCTTACCGATACGCGCACCGTTATCGACAATCTCAAAACCGAACCCGTCGGCGAATTGCGCATTTCCCTGACTTCCAGCGTCATCGGTTCCCGCGCTTTTCAGACGGTGTTTGCAAGATTGCAAACCGAGTTTCCCAAAATCCGCCCCGTTCTCAATTTCAGCGATACTTTGGACGACCTGCAACACAATCAGACCGACATCGCCATACGCGGCGGCGACCGCGCCTTGGACGATCCCAATCTGGTCGCGCGCCATCTCGTTACTTGGCCGTACAGCATTTGCGCCGCACCCGATTATCTCGACCGCCATCCGCCCATCACCCATCCCTCGCAGCTTCATGCACACCGCTGGCTGCACTTCCTGCCCGTCCGCACGACCTTACAACACGGCGGCGAAAGCTATTTCCTCGACGTCGCCGACAGCATTGCCTGCACGCATCTTGCCGCCGTGTGCAGCCTGACCGAAAGCGGTTTCGGTTTGTCTTTGCAAGTGGGCGGCGAAGTTCGGGAAAAAATCGCCCAAGGTCGTCTGAAAACCGTTTTGCCCGAATGGACGCTGCCGCCGGTCAGCCTCTATTTGGTGACGCCTTACCGCGTCCAGTCCGCCAAAACCGAAGCCGCCGTCCGTATCTTCACGGAAAGTTTCGCCAAGGAAGCAGAGGTATGA
- a CDS encoding nuclear transport factor 2 family protein, whose protein sequence is MKKIIAVLLTAVALSSTAAYAAPKAKPVHTKAAQTQEARNKANALAFYDLAFNQHKLQEAVSKYVGKTYIQHNPTVADGGQAFIDAFAPFLKENPGSRAEVKRIAAEDDLVFMHVFSQTSAQDRGEAVVDIFRFDRNGKIVEHWDVIQAVPEKTASGHSVF, encoded by the coding sequence ATGAAAAAAATCATCGCCGTCTTACTGACCGCAGTCGCCCTCTCATCAACCGCCGCATACGCCGCCCCCAAAGCCAAACCCGTCCACACCAAAGCCGCGCAAACCCAAGAGGCACGCAACAAAGCCAACGCTCTTGCCTTCTACGACCTCGCGTTCAACCAACACAAACTGCAAGAAGCCGTCAGCAAATATGTCGGTAAGACCTACATCCAACACAATCCGACCGTTGCCGACGGCGGACAAGCTTTTATTGACGCTTTCGCTCCGTTCTTGAAAGAAAATCCCGGCTCGCGCGCCGAAGTGAAACGTATCGCGGCGGAAGACGATTTGGTGTTCATGCATGTCTTCAGCCAAACCTCCGCCCAAGACCGGGGCGAAGCGGTCGTCGATATTTTCCGCTTCGACCGCAACGGTAAAATCGTCGAACATTGGGACGTGATTCAAGCAGTGCCAGAAAAAACCGCCAGCGGGCATTCTGTGTTTTAA